The DNA sequence CATTTGCACCACCACGGCGAAACCAGCGGGGAGCTGGAGGACAAGCTGGCCGGCTACGCCCAGATCCTGCGCCAGGAGCACGGCCTGCTGGGGGTGGACCCGGAGACCGGCCAAGTGACCTACGGCTTCATCCACGGCAACTGGGCCCTGGACAACTCCCGGCCCGACGGCCAGTGGTGCGGCCGCAACGACGAAATCGGCATCCTGGCCCGGAGCGGCTGCTATGCGGACTTCACCATGCCCTCTGGACCCAGCCCCACCCAGACCCGGATCATCAACTCCATCTACTACGCCACCGACGACCCCCGGCTCCCCAAGAGCCACGACCGGGGCGATCCGGCCGAAGTGGGTAAGCCGCCCCGGGGAGATCTGTTGATGGTGCAGGGGGTTCTGGCCCTGGACTGGGGACGGCGCAAATGGGGGCTTTTGCCCCGCCTGGAAATCAGCGAACTGTCCTGGCACAACCCGCCGGACCTCAGGCGGATGCCCCTGTGGCTGGAGCGGGCCCCGGTGGTCAAGGGCGCGGAGCAGGTGCGCTTCATCAAGCTCACCTGCCACGGCGCGCCCGAGCAGGAACACCCGGTTCTCTTGGGCAAGGCCATGAGGACTTTCCTTGAAGGCCTGTGCAACGTATATAATGACGGTCAAAGGTTTTGTCTTTGGTTCATGACCAGCCGGGAGATGGCCCAGACCATTCACCGGCTGGAAAGGGGAGAAGTCCTGGAGTGTTAAAACGGGCCGTCATCATAGGCGCTATTCTGCTGCTGGCCGCCGTCCCCTGCCTGGCCCAGCAAACAGCCGCGCCCGCACCCGCGTCCGCCGCGCCGGCGGGCGCTGCCGCCGCGGCCAAACCGGCCCAGGTCGCGGGCCTCACCGTGAGCACGGCCCATCCCCGCCTGTTGCTCACCCCCAACGACCTTCCCCGTTTGCGCGAAATGGCCCAGGCCCGGGCCCTGCGCTGGCGCCGCTTGCTCTCCTGGGCCCTGGAGCCCGCCCGGAGCGGCGCCGCCCCGGCCGACGGGCCCGGCCTGGCCCTGGCCTCGCTGATCCTCTCCTCCAGCGATCAGGAGCTGTCCCGAAAGCTGGGCAAGCTGGCCGTGGCCTGCGTCCTCAAGGGCGCCCTGTTCGGCACGGTGCAGACCTACTCCAAAGGCACCTTGCTCGGCCAAACCGCCAACCGCGAGCCGTTGGCCCTGTTGGGCCAGGGCTACAAGGTTCTGCGGCCCAGCTTCACGGCCAAACAGTTCCTGCCCGTGTCGCGCTACACCGCCTCCGAGGTGACGGTGCGCTCCGAGGGCGAAGGCGGCCTGGGCAAGGCCAACACCGGCGACACCTACCTGCTCCTGCAAGACGACATTCTGCCCGCCGTCCGCCTGGGCCGCCAGATGGCCCTCACCCTGGACTGGGCCTGGGAGCACTTCGACCAGGCGCAGCGCCGGGGCGTGTGCCGCTGGCTCTTGTCCCAGGCCGAATATTTCGTCGGCCGGGGCCAGGGCTGCTTTGACACCGAATCGGCCGCGGTGCTCAACCTGAGCGCCATGGCCGCCCTGGTGGCCCACGGCACCGAACCCTCGGCGGACAAGCTCTTGGTCCAGGCCTGGGAGCAGCGTTATCTGAGCCAGATCCGCCCCTGCCTGGCCAACCTGGGCGCGGGCGGCGGCTGGTACGAGGGCGACACCCCCGGCGCCCGGGCCGGCCTGGAACTGGTGCTGTTCGCCCTGGCGGTGCGCAGCGCCACCGGCGAGCGCGGCCCCGGCCTGTTGCCCTGGTTCGAGGACCGGCTTTCCTATCTGCTTTTCCGCCTGTTGCCCGGCCTGGCCGAGGCCCCCGCCGGCAAATACCGCCAGGTGGCCCCGGGCGGCGACGAGGTGCTGGCCCCCCTGCAAGCGGCCGAGATGACCCGCATGCAGATGATGGCCCTGTTGGCCCTCCGGCCCGGCGACCCCGCGGCCGGGGCGGTGCGCGCCCTGCTCCTGGACGGCCAGACCCCCACTATGCTGGCTCACAACCGGGTCTTCTGGGACTTCCTGTGGCTGGACCCCACCGCGCCCACCGAGGCCCTGGCCACGGTGGCCCTGAGCAACCTGGCCCCGGCCACGGGCCAGGCGGTGCTGCGCTCGGACTGGTCGGATCGCTCCACCTGGCTGGGCTTCAACTGCGGGCCCCACTTCGCCCTGCGCCAGCACCTGGCCGCAGGCAGCCTGATTTTGTTCCGCCGGGGCATGCTTTTGAGCCAGGAAGGGGGCTACGACGGCCCCACCTCGGCCCACGCCCTGAACTACGGCATCCGCTCGGTGGCCCACAACACCCTGTTGGTCTACGACCCCCAGGAGTATTCCTGGTACGACATGCGGGCGGGCAAGCAGCCCAAGGGCACCTACAGCAACGACGGCGGGCAGCGGGCCTGGTCCCTGTTCAACAACAAGGGACGCCCCACCACAAGCGCCCCCTGGACCGCCAGCGGCTACCAGACCGGCGCGGCCCCCTGGGACAAGCTGGGCGACATCTATCAGGTGGCCCAGATCGAGGCCCTGGAGGACGAACCCCGCTACGCCTATGTGCGCGGCCGGGCCACCGAGGCCTACGACGGCTCCACCCACAAGCTCAAGCGCTTCCTGCGTCACGTGTTCCTCCTCCGGGCCAACGGCCCGGACGACGCCGAGGCGGTGGAGGTGGTGGTGGTGGCCGATGACGTGGAGCTGGCCCGCAAAGGCTTGAGCGTGCACTTCGCCCTGCACTTCGCCGACCGGCCCAAGGCGGCCAGCCCCCTGAAGCAGCTGGCCCCCGGCCGCTGGCGCGGCCCGGCCACGCCCTTTACGGTTATGGCCGGCGAGAGCCGCCTGGAGGTGGTGCCGGTGTGGCCCGCCGGGGCCCGCCTGGACATCACCGGCGGGGCGGGCACCGCCGGCTCCTGGGTGGGCAACCGCAACTACCCGCCCCGGCCGCCCACGGTGAACCCGGCCCCCTGGCGGGCGGAGTACGTGGTGGCCGACGCGGCGGTGATGAGCCAGCCCATGCTGCACGCCCTGCTGCCGGCCGACCAGAAGAGCCTGGAAGTGCCGATGATCAAGGCGGTGAAGACCGGCGACAGCCGCACCATAGGCCTGGAGATCAAAGACCCCACCTGGCCCCGGGTGGTGGTGGTGCGCCTGGGCGAACCGGGGGCCGAGCCGCCGGTGAGCTATCGCTATCCCACGGGCCTCAGCCGCCATCTGGTGGCCGGGCTCAGGCCCGAGACCAGCTACACCGTGAAGGTGGATTCGCTGCAAGTCACCATTTCACCCGGCGAGGGTCTCAAAAGCTCCAAGGCAGGGCTGTTGGCCTTCCGGGTGGCCCCTGCCCTTACCCGAGGCGAAGACCAGAAATCGGCGGCCCAGGAGCCGCCCCGAGTGACCCCGGCCCTGCGCTGATTTGGCTGCCCCCTTTTCAGTCAGGGGTGAAAATGTGCTAGTTTTATATATTGATGTACTGGACATCCGGTGCATCGGTCCGCGGCGCGAGCCACGCGGCGCCCGGAAACCGCCAATCGGCCGGTTTCCCCTATGGGCCACGGCAAGGAACGCGCGCAAACATGGTGGGAGAAAAGCATGAAACCCATGGCAAACGCATTGGGCAGGCTGGGGCTGGTTGCGCTGGTCGCGCTGGCCCTTTGTTTGGGGGGCGCTTCGGCTTGGGCCCAGACCAAGGAAGAGTTCCTCAAAAAGGGGCAGCAGTATTACGACCAGGGCAAGTTCCGCGAGGCGGCCTTGGAGTTCCGCAACGCGGTGCAAAAAGACCCGCAGTATGCCGATGCCCATTACAAGCTGGCCCTTACCTATCTCAAGCTGGGAGACCTGGGCCAGGCCTACCGCATGTTGTTCAACGTGGTGACCCTGGACCCGGAGAACCTGGACGCACAGGTGCGCCTGGGGCAGATCGCTCTGCTGGCCGGACGGGTCAACGAGGCCATGGAGCGCGCCGAGATAGCGCTCAAGGAAAAGCCCGAGGACGTTGATGCCCTGGTGCTCAAGGGGCAGGCCTTCAGCCAGCTCCAGGAGACCGCCAAGGCGGTGGTCACCCTGGAGGCCGCCCTCAAGCTGGCGCCCCAGCGCCCCGACATTCGGGTGCTCCTGGGCCAGCTGCACGTGGAGGAAGGCCGTCCGGACTTGGCCGAGAAGGAGTTCCGCGAGGCCATCAAGCTGGCTCCCAATTTGCTCACCCCGCGCCTTTTGCTGGTGCGCCTGTTCCTGAACCAGAAGCAGGACCAAAAGGCCCTGGAAGCCCTCAGGGCGACGGTCAAGGCCCATCCCCAGGAGGCCCGCCTCCAGCTCATGCTGGTGGAGCTGTTGATGCGCATGCAGCAGCCCGGCGAGGCTGAGCAGGCCCTGCAAAAGCTGGTGGCCACCAACCCCGGCGAGGAGCGTCCCCGCCTGGCCCTGGCCCGGCTTTATGCAGTCAACGGCCAGTTCGACAAGGCCCAACAGACCTACCTGGCCACGGTGCGCCAGTTCCCCAACTCCATGTGGCCCTCCCTGATGACCGCCCGCTTCTTCGCCTCGCGCGGAGAGATCAGAAAGGCCCTGGCCTATCTGAACCAGGCGGCCAAGGTGGCCCCGGACTCGCCGGTGCCCTTGAACGCCCTGGCCGAGCTGGACCTGGAGCGCGGCCTGTTGGACGAGGCCGAAAAGCGCGTCAAGACCATCCTGACCAAGTTCCCGGGCAACGCGGCGGCCGAGATTCTGCAAGGCCGGTTGCTGGCCGCCCGGGGAGACCTGGACAAGGCGGTGGCCACCCTCACCGCGGTCATCCGCCAGCGGCCCAACGACCCCGAGGCCCTGTTCCGCCGGGCCCAGGCCTTTGCCGCCCAGCGCAAGCCCCAGCTGGCCCGCGCCGACCTGATCAAGGCGGTGCAGGCCGACTCGGCCGACACCCGGGCCCGCTTCCTCCTGGCCGCCATCTACGCCCGCTCCGGCGAGCTCTTGCAGGCCATCAACGAGATGAACCAGATCCTGGCCCTGGAGCCCAAGAACCTGGCCGCCCTGGAGATGCGCGGCCGCCTCTATCTGGCTCAGGGAACCTACAACAAGGCCCGCGAGGACTTCACGGCCCTGATCAAGCGGGCGCCGGACTCGGCGGCGGGCTACTACCGCATGGGCATGTTGGCCCAGGCCCAGAAACAGCCCGCCGAGGCCAAGAAGTATTATGAAGAGGCGCTCAAGCGCAATCCCGGCAACATCGACGCCCTGATGCGCATCGCCTTCATCTACATGTCCGAGCAGAAGCAGGCCCAGGCCGTCAAGCGGGTCGAAGCCCAGATGGACAAGGTGGAGCGCAAGGACCTGATCTACAACCTGCTGGGCGACCTGTACATGATCCAGGCCCAGCCGGCCAAGGCGGTGCCCCAGTTCAAGAAGGCCCTGGAGCTCAATCCCCGCCTGATCACCGCCCTGATGGGCCTGGCGGCCACGGCGCGCAGCACGGGCAACCTCAAGGAGTCCGAGAGCTACCTGCAAAAGGCGCTCAAGCTCAACCCCAACAACCCCACCGCCCTGGTGGCCCTGGGCGACGTTCGCGAGCTGATGGGCAACATCGACCTGGCCATCGAGGACTACCGCAAGGCGCTTAGCCTCAACCGGGACTTCGTGCCCGCCCTGAACAACCTGGCCTATCTGCTGGGCCAAAAGGGCGGCGACAAGAACCTCAACGAGGCCCTGCCCCTGATCCAGCGGGCCAAGCGCCTGGCTCCCGGCGACCCCCGGGTGCTCGACACCCTGGGCTGGGTGCTCAGCCAGCGCGGGGCGCACACCAGCGCCCTGGCCGAGCTGAACGACGCGCGCAAGCTCAACCCCAACAACGCCACGGTGTACTACCACCTGGGGGCCACTTACATGGCCATGAACAAGCTGGAGGAAGCCAAGACCAACTTGCAGAAGGCCATCTCCCTGGGCAACTTCCGCGAGAAAGACGCGGCGGTCCGCCTGCTCAAGACCCTGCAAGGCAAGGGCTAGACCCAGCCGAGAAACGACCAAGCGCCGCCCTCCGGGGCGGCGCTTTTTTTTATGGGTGCTGGCCTAGGAAGAGCAGTCGCGCTTGACCAGCAGCAGGTGCATCCAGATAGGCCGGGGAGAGCTCAGGCGCTGCTCAAGGCTCAGCAAGCGGGCCCCCAACTTGCCGGCCAGGCGGCGCCAGCCCGTGGGCGGGGCCGGACGCTTGAGGCGCGCGCCGCAGTGCACGCAGGGCTCCTGCTGGTCGTAGGAGCCGTAGGGATAACCGGCCAGGGCCATCAGCCGGTCGCTGAGCCAGTTGGTGCGCTCCGAGGCCCGGCCCACCAGGCCGCTCCGGGCCACCCGGCAGGCGGGAAACAGCTCGGCGATGCGATGCTCATCAAAGCGGTTGAGGTGGCCGTAGGGCGGGTTGACTTTGCCGCAGGTGAGGCACACCAGGCGGCCGAAGCGCAGGTCCTGCTCATAGGGCACGCCCAGCACCAGCTCGCAGCGGGCCACCCGCTCCAGCTCGGCGGCGGCCCGCTCCACTCCGGGGATATGCTCCAGCACCTCGGTGCACAGCACGACGTCGAAGCTCTCGTCCGGGAATTGCAGCTTGGTGGCGTCGCCTTGCACCGTGGTCACGCCCGGCAAGTCGATCTCCGGCTCCTCCAGGTCCAGGGCGGTGATGCGATCGAAGCGCTCCCGCAGGAGACCGGTGAAGTAGCCGTCGCGGGCCCCGATCTCCAACAGGCTTTCACGGCCCGAGGGCAAAAGGCCCATCAGGTCGGTGATGCGCTCCTGTTCCTTGGGGCTGTACTTGCTCAGATCCATGGGCTGTCCCTTCGGCGCGGGGCGAATAAGGTTGTTTGGGCCCGCGAATGTTGCCTATTCTAGAGTATGTCTCAGCCCAAAGGTAGCCCCATGAAAACCGGCCTTTGCTCCGTCATCCCGCCGCGCCTGGCCGCCCTGCTCCTGGCGGCCCTTGTTTTGCTCCTGGCCGCCCCGGCCCTGGCCGCCGCCCCGGCCAATCCCGACGCGCGGGCCTATGTCGGCTTCTTCCCCATCGCCCGGCCCTCGGGCACCCTGCCCGTGACCCTGGTGCCCCACCCCAGCGCGGTGGCCCGGGTGGTGCCGGTGAGCTTCGGGGTGCCTTTCCCGCCGGGCTGCCTGCGCGACCCCAATAACCTGGCTCTGTTCGACAACAGCGGCGGCGAGATGCCCATCCACGTCACCGTCTTGGCCCGCTGGCAGCCCCCGGTCCCCGGCGCGCCCAGCATCCGCGCGGTGCTGGTGCAATACCTGGACCTCATGGCCACGGCGATGCCCCGCACCTACACCCTGCGCTGGGGCAAGCCCCGCCGCGAGAACCGCGAGCGAGGCTTTCCGCCGGACCAAGGATGGTTTCCGGTGGCCGACGGCTCCTACCCCGCCTTTAGGGTCAAGGATCCGGTGGCCTGGGCCATGTTCCCCGCTTCATGGCTGGGGCAATCCCTGGTCAAGAGCCGCCTGGCCCCGGCCGGCGCGTACCCGAGCTTCCACTGGCTGGAGCGGGCCCGGGCCGGCTTTTTCAAGCAGGCCATCAACAAGCCCATCCTCATCAAACGTCAGGCAGTGCAAAAGAACGCCAAGAAGCGCTACGGGGTGGACTATGTCAACGACTACAAGGCCTGGCTCTTCGACCGCACCACCACCATCTTTTTGAATTACCTGACCACCGGCAAGCTGGAGCCCTTGGCCTACGCCCTGCGCGACGTGCAGTATTACGCCAGCAAGATTAAGCCCGACGGCAATTTCGCCATGCGCAACGCCAGCCCCGGGGCCAACGTGGAGTACGGCAACCAGGAGGCCCTGGCCATCGGCTGGTTCCTCACCGGCCTTCCCCGGCTCAAGCAAGCGGCCCTGCGCCTTACCAAGCTCCTGGATGCCTGGAACCCGGAGTACAGCCCCAGCCGCAGCTTCTGGACCGAGCGCCACCTCTCCTTCCACATCATGATCGCCACGGCCGGCTACGAGATCACCGGCGACCCGGCCCTGTTGGCCCGGGCCCGCCGGGGCTTCGAGATCGGCTACAACATGCAGACCAACCCGCCGCCGGGCGCGCCCCGGGACGGCTGCCTGATCCACACCGGCAAGCAACACAGCGCCCCGGTGAAGGGCTGGACATGCAGCCCCTGGATGTCGGTGCTCTTCGTGGACGCGGCCCTGCGCTACTACATCGTCAGCGCCGACCCCCGCGTGCCCCAGAGCATCCTCATGCTGGCTGACTACATGGTCAAGCAGGGCACCTACCGCTACAAGGCCAAGAACGCCAAGCGCGTGGAGACCCTGCCCTACTATCTGGCCAGCTCGGCCGAGCAGTCGGAAAAGGCGGTGAGCACCGACCGCATGCACTGCCTGGACACCAGCAAGATCATGGCCGCGGCCATCTACTTCGCCCGCAAACAGGGCAAGCCATACGCGCACTACCAGAAGCTTCTTAACGAGCTGTTCGTCTCGGCCAAGATGATGCTGCCCCCGGTGCGCCCGGGGCGCAAGACTCCCTACACCCTCAACCCCAGCCGCAAGTTCTCCTGGTGGTTCCGTCCCACCGCGGACCTGCCCTGGCTGCTGAATCAGAAATAAACGGGATTTTTCAGACCGGCTTGAGCACCATCACCGCCATGCGGGCGCCCAGCTCGCGCGGGGTGTAGCGCCCCCGGAAGCGGGGGGCCAGGGGCAGGCGTGAGAGCAGCTCCAGGTCCGCCGGGCTGGGCCACTGCACCTCCTGGTGCACCACCCGGAGCCCGGCCTCGCGGAAGATGGCTAGATAGTCCGGCAGGCGCAGGCGGTTCTGATAGTGCAGGCCGCTGTTGATCAGGCCCCAGGCCCCATCGCCCAAGCTCAGGAAGTTGTACACGCTCAGGCTGGGGTCGAATCCGGCGTAATGGTCCTGCATGTTCCACAGATGACAGACCACCCCGCCCGGGCTCACCAGGCGGCGGCACTCGGCCATGATGGGCAGAAGCATGTCTTCGGGGATGTGCTCCAACACGTGGCTGGAGCTAACCAGATCGAAGCCGCCGCCAGGCAGGCCGGTTGAGCGGGCGTCCATGGGCGCGCGGTAGTCGATGCCCAGGCGGGTCTTTAGCTGGGCCGCGCTGGCCAGCGGTTCGCTTGGCAAGGGCCTGAGGGGCCGCCCGGCCAGGGCCTCCAAGCGGGGCCAGCGCTCGCGCAGGCGCTCCACCGCGTGGTTGATGAGATACCAGTCGGCGATAGGCTTGAGGTCGGCCAGAATCTGGCTATCCACCCCCAGAGCGTATAGCGCCAGGGGCACGGCCAGGTCCTGGCCCGCGCCGAACTCATAGGTGTTGGCCGGCCCCTCGGGCAGCGGCCCCAGGGTGCGCGCCGCGTGGACGTACTCCACCGCCATCTTGAAGCGGCGCACCATCTTTTCCGGCGAATGGGGCAGGCCGTGATAAACGTGGCGGGCCAGGAGATAGTTGATCCGCTCCCCCTTGGGGGTGGCGGAGAGAATTTTTTGCACGGCGGCCTTGGCCAGCCACCTCACGCGGTCTTCTCCCAGACGGCGCCTTGCCAGGCGGCCAGGCGCGGGGCCAGTGAACAGGCCAGGGGCTCGATGTGGCGCCCCGCCGGACGGCCCCGGTCCACCCAATAGCCGTGCTTGCCCAGGTAGTAGAGGATGCCCCGCATGTGGCTGATGGACATGCGGGAAAAGGGCCGCTTATGGCTGATCTGCCGGGTGTGGTGCATCACTCGGAAGTAGGGGTAGTAGACCACCGCTTTGCCCGCCTCCCAGCAGCGCAGGCACCAGTCCACATCCTCGGGCGAATAGAAGATGCGCTCGTCCAGGGGCCCCACCAGCTCGAAAAGCTCGCGCCGAAAGAACCAGCAGCAGCTGATGGCCGTGTGCACCGGGCGGGGCCGCTCAAAGGGGAAGTCCGGGTACCAGTCGGTGTTGCTCATGGTGGGCGCGCCCACGATGCCCGGCAGCTTGCGCAGCTTGTCGGTGAGAGTGGGCAGCTTTTTCACCGAATCGTAGGTGCTGCCGTCGGGCATGATGATCCGGGGGGCCAGGATGCCCACCTCGGGAAAGCGCTCCAGGAAATCCAGCACCCCGACGATGCCGTTTTCCAGAAGCTCGGCGTCCGAGTCCAACACGCAGATCACCCTCCCCTGGGCGCGGGCGAGGGCCAG is a window from the Desulfarculaceae bacterium genome containing:
- a CDS encoding heparinase II/III family protein; the protein is MLKRAVIIGAILLLAAVPCLAQQTAAPAPASAAPAGAAAAAKPAQVAGLTVSTAHPRLLLTPNDLPRLREMAQARALRWRRLLSWALEPARSGAAPADGPGLALASLILSSSDQELSRKLGKLAVACVLKGALFGTVQTYSKGTLLGQTANREPLALLGQGYKVLRPSFTAKQFLPVSRYTASEVTVRSEGEGGLGKANTGDTYLLLQDDILPAVRLGRQMALTLDWAWEHFDQAQRRGVCRWLLSQAEYFVGRGQGCFDTESAAVLNLSAMAALVAHGTEPSADKLLVQAWEQRYLSQIRPCLANLGAGGGWYEGDTPGARAGLELVLFALAVRSATGERGPGLLPWFEDRLSYLLFRLLPGLAEAPAGKYRQVAPGGDEVLAPLQAAEMTRMQMMALLALRPGDPAAGAVRALLLDGQTPTMLAHNRVFWDFLWLDPTAPTEALATVALSNLAPATGQAVLRSDWSDRSTWLGFNCGPHFALRQHLAAGSLILFRRGMLLSQEGGYDGPTSAHALNYGIRSVAHNTLLVYDPQEYSWYDMRAGKQPKGTYSNDGGQRAWSLFNNKGRPTTSAPWTASGYQTGAAPWDKLGDIYQVAQIEALEDEPRYAYVRGRATEAYDGSTHKLKRFLRHVFLLRANGPDDAEAVEVVVVADDVELARKGLSVHFALHFADRPKAASPLKQLAPGRWRGPATPFTVMAGESRLEVVPVWPAGARLDITGGAGTAGSWVGNRNYPPRPPTVNPAPWRAEYVVADAAVMSQPMLHALLPADQKSLEVPMIKAVKTGDSRTIGLEIKDPTWPRVVVVRLGEPGAEPPVSYRYPTGLSRHLVAGLRPETSYTVKVDSLQVTISPGEGLKSSKAGLLAFRVAPALTRGEDQKSAAQEPPRVTPALR
- a CDS encoding tetratricopeptide repeat protein; protein product: MKPMANALGRLGLVALVALALCLGGASAWAQTKEEFLKKGQQYYDQGKFREAALEFRNAVQKDPQYADAHYKLALTYLKLGDLGQAYRMLFNVVTLDPENLDAQVRLGQIALLAGRVNEAMERAEIALKEKPEDVDALVLKGQAFSQLQETAKAVVTLEAALKLAPQRPDIRVLLGQLHVEEGRPDLAEKEFREAIKLAPNLLTPRLLLVRLFLNQKQDQKALEALRATVKAHPQEARLQLMLVELLMRMQQPGEAEQALQKLVATNPGEERPRLALARLYAVNGQFDKAQQTYLATVRQFPNSMWPSLMTARFFASRGEIRKALAYLNQAAKVAPDSPVPLNALAELDLERGLLDEAEKRVKTILTKFPGNAAAEILQGRLLAARGDLDKAVATLTAVIRQRPNDPEALFRRAQAFAAQRKPQLARADLIKAVQADSADTRARFLLAAIYARSGELLQAINEMNQILALEPKNLAALEMRGRLYLAQGTYNKAREDFTALIKRAPDSAAGYYRMGMLAQAQKQPAEAKKYYEEALKRNPGNIDALMRIAFIYMSEQKQAQAVKRVEAQMDKVERKDLIYNLLGDLYMIQAQPAKAVPQFKKALELNPRLITALMGLAATARSTGNLKESESYLQKALKLNPNNPTALVALGDVRELMGNIDLAIEDYRKALSLNRDFVPALNNLAYLLGQKGGDKNLNEALPLIQRAKRLAPGDPRVLDTLGWVLSQRGAHTSALAELNDARKLNPNNATVYYHLGATYMAMNKLEEAKTNLQKAISLGNFREKDAAVRLLKTLQGKG
- a CDS encoding class I SAM-dependent methyltransferase, translated to MDLSKYSPKEQERITDLMGLLPSGRESLLEIGARDGYFTGLLRERFDRITALDLEEPEIDLPGVTTVQGDATKLQFPDESFDVVLCTEVLEHIPGVERAAAELERVARCELVLGVPYEQDLRFGRLVCLTCGKVNPPYGHLNRFDEHRIAELFPACRVARSGLVGRASERTNWLSDRLMALAGYPYGSYDQQEPCVHCGARLKRPAPPTGWRRLAGKLGARLLSLEQRLSSPRPIWMHLLLVKRDCSS
- a CDS encoding methyltransferase domain-containing protein, whose product is MRWLAKAAVQKILSATPKGERINYLLARHVYHGLPHSPEKMVRRFKMAVEYVHAARTLGPLPEGPANTYEFGAGQDLAVPLALYALGVDSQILADLKPIADWYLINHAVERLRERWPRLEALAGRPLRPLPSEPLASAAQLKTRLGIDYRAPMDARSTGLPGGGFDLVSSSHVLEHIPEDMLLPIMAECRRLVSPGGVVCHLWNMQDHYAGFDPSLSVYNFLSLGDGAWGLINSGLHYQNRLRLPDYLAIFREAGLRVVHQEVQWPSPADLELLSRLPLAPRFRGRYTPRELGARMAVMVLKPV
- a CDS encoding glycosyltransferase, encoding MSHRPDISFVIISFNDAERLPGAVSSAALMSAEAGLDWEIWVVDNGSSDGTARLLREYRQNLGPRLHALHLPENQGTTVSRNLALARAQGRVICVLDSDAELLENGIVGVLDFLERFPEVGILAPRIIMPDGSTYDSVKKLPTLTDKLRKLPGIVGAPTMSNTDWYPDFPFERPRPVHTAISCCWFFRRELFELVGPLDERIFYSPEDVDWCLRCWEAGKAVVYYPYFRVMHHTRQISHKRPFSRMSISHMRGILYYLGKHGYWVDRGRPAGRHIEPLACSLAPRLAAWQGAVWEKTA